One window of Bacteroides sp. AN502(2024) genomic DNA carries:
- a CDS encoding glycoside hydrolase family 88 protein, which translates to MRILLVSILGLLILASCTKQEPMEALIDRVFTVAEQQYTAMDTRLTKKTLPRTFSANGEFVPSNIYWWCSGFYPGSLWYIYEYTRNDAVKALAEKNTLKLDSIQYVTGDHDVGFQLNCSYGNAFRLTGNEAYKQVLYQGAKSLSTRFEPTAGVIRSWDFVREGCDWKFPVIIDNMMNLELLLSMSKTYADDSLQNIACTHANTTILNHFRDDYSTYHLVDYDPETGEVRGKQTVQGFSDDSSWSRGQAWALYSYTMMFRMTGYQNYLLQAGHIADMLLRRLPADGIPYWDLDAPVEEHTYRDASAAAIMASAFIELSRYIPGTEAKESYLAMAEKQLRTLASKEYLAEPDTNGNFILKHSVGALPDKSEVDVPLTYADYYFLEALLRYKNLQK; encoded by the coding sequence ATGAGAATCCTATTAGTATCTATACTCGGACTCTTGATATTGGCCTCCTGCACGAAGCAGGAGCCGATGGAAGCATTGATTGACCGTGTGTTTACCGTTGCAGAACAGCAATACACGGCTATGGACACCCGCTTGACGAAAAAGACACTTCCCCGTACGTTCTCTGCCAACGGTGAGTTTGTCCCTTCGAACATCTATTGGTGGTGCAGCGGGTTCTATCCCGGCTCCCTTTGGTATATCTACGAATATACCCGGAACGATGCCGTGAAGGCGCTGGCCGAGAAGAATACGCTGAAACTCGACTCCATACAGTATGTGACCGGAGATCATGATGTAGGTTTCCAGTTGAACTGCAGTTATGGGAATGCTTTCCGGCTGACGGGCAATGAGGCTTATAAACAGGTGCTCTATCAGGGAGCCAAATCCCTGTCGACCCGTTTCGAACCTACCGCCGGCGTAATCCGCAGCTGGGACTTTGTGCGTGAGGGTTGTGATTGGAAGTTTCCGGTGATTATTGACAATATGATGAATCTGGAATTACTGTTATCCATGTCCAAGACTTATGCCGATGATTCTTTGCAGAACATAGCCTGCACGCATGCCAATACCACTATCCTGAATCATTTCCGCGATGATTACTCTACATATCATCTGGTGGATTACGATCCTGAAACCGGAGAGGTGCGCGGCAAACAGACAGTGCAGGGCTTCTCGGACGATTCCTCCTGGAGCCGCGGACAGGCATGGGCTTTGTATAGCTATACGATGATGTTCCGCATGACGGGTTATCAGAATTATCTGTTGCAAGCCGGACACATTGCCGATATGCTGCTCCGTCGTCTGCCTGCGGACGGTATTCCTTACTGGGATTTGGATGCTCCGGTAGAGGAACATACCTATCGGGATGCTTCTGCTGCCGCTATCATGGCCTCTGCCTTTATCGAGCTAAGCCGTTATATTCCCGGAACGGAAGCCAAGGAATCCTATCTTGCCATGGCGGAAAAGCAGCTCCGCACGCTTGCCTCGAAAGAGTATCTGGCAGAACCGGACACGAACGGGAACTTCATCCTGAAGCATAGCGTGGGCGCACTTCCTGATAAAAGCGAAGTAGATGTCCCCCTGACGTATGCCGATTATTACTTTTTAGAAGCATTACTACGGTATAAGAATCTACAAAAATAA
- a CDS encoding SulP family inorganic anion transporter codes for MKLFEFKPKLVSCLKNYSKETFMADLMAGIIVGIVALPLAIAFGIASGVSPEKGIITAIIAGFIISLLGGSKVQIGGPTGAFIVIIYGIIQQYGETGLIVATLMAGVILVLLGVFKLGAVIKFIPYPIIVGFTSGIAVTIFTTQIADIFGLSFGDEKVPGDFVGKWMIYFRHFDTINWWNTIVSIASIIIIAITPKFSKKIPGSLIAIIVVTVAVYLMKTFGGIDCIQTIGDRFTIKSELPDAAVPALNWEAIRELFPVAITIAVLGAIESLLSATVADGVIGDRHDSNTELIAQGAANIIVPLFGGIPATGAIARTMTNINNGGKTPIAGIIHAVILLLILLFLMPLAQYIPMACLAGVLVIVSYNMSGWRVFRALLKNPKSDVTVLLITFFLTVIFDLTVAIEIGLVIACVLFMKRVMETTEISVITDEIDPNKESDIAVHEENLMIPKGIEVYEINGPYFFGIATKFEETMTQLGDRPKVRIIRMRKVPFIDSTGIHNLTTLCEMSQKEKTTVILSGVNENVHNVLEKAGFYELLGKENICPNINVALERAKSLVK; via the coding sequence ATGAAGCTATTTGAATTTAAACCCAAACTGGTTTCTTGTTTAAAGAATTACTCAAAAGAAACATTCATGGCCGACTTGATGGCAGGTATCATCGTAGGTATCGTTGCGCTGCCACTAGCCATTGCCTTCGGTATTGCTTCGGGGGTATCGCCCGAAAAAGGTATTATTACCGCTATCATTGCCGGATTTATCATTTCCCTGTTGGGAGGAAGCAAAGTCCAAATCGGTGGTCCGACGGGAGCTTTCATCGTCATCATCTACGGCATTATCCAGCAATATGGAGAAACCGGACTGATTGTAGCCACGCTCATGGCGGGTGTAATCCTTGTGTTATTAGGAGTGTTCAAGCTCGGAGCAGTCATCAAATTCATCCCTTATCCTATCATCGTCGGTTTCACCAGTGGTATTGCTGTCACTATTTTCACTACCCAGATTGCCGATATTTTCGGGCTGTCTTTCGGAGACGAGAAAGTGCCGGGGGACTTCGTCGGAAAGTGGATGATCTATTTCCGACATTTCGATACCATCAACTGGTGGAATACCATTGTAAGTATTGCCAGCATCATCATCATTGCTATTACTCCGAAATTCTCAAAGAAAATTCCCGGCTCATTGATCGCAATCATTGTTGTCACTGTTGCTGTTTATCTGATGAAAACTTTCGGTGGAATCGACTGCATCCAGACCATCGGCGACCGTTTCACCATCAAATCGGAATTGCCTGATGCCGCTGTGCCTGCACTGAATTGGGAAGCTATCAGAGAATTGTTTCCGGTAGCCATCACCATCGCTGTACTGGGAGCCATCGAATCCCTACTGTCCGCTACTGTAGCCGACGGTGTGATAGGCGATCGCCACGATTCCAATACTGAACTGATCGCCCAGGGAGCAGCCAATATCATAGTCCCTTTGTTCGGAGGTATTCCCGCTACCGGAGCCATTGCCCGTACCATGACGAATATCAACAACGGAGGTAAAACACCGATAGCCGGAATTATCCACGCAGTGATACTGCTTCTGATTCTGCTCTTCCTGATGCCCCTCGCACAATATATCCCGATGGCGTGCCTTGCCGGGGTACTGGTCATCGTTTCTTATAACATGAGCGGATGGCGTGTGTTCAGAGCTTTATTGAAAAACCCGAAATCGGATGTCACCGTATTGCTGATCACTTTCTTCCTGACCGTTATCTTCGACTTGACTGTCGCTATCGAGATAGGATTGGTAATTGCCTGTGTCCTCTTCATGAAGCGTGTCATGGAGACTACTGAAATCTCGGTGATTACCGACGAGATTGACCCTAATAAAGAATCGGATATTGCCGTACACGAAGAAAACCTGATGATTCCCAAAGGCATAGAGGTATACGAAATCAACGGTCCTTATTTTTTCGGTATCGCTACCAAGTTTGAAGAGACCATGACACAACTGGGAGACCGCCCGAAAGTACGTATCATCCGTATGCGTAAGGTTCCGTTCATCGACTCCACAGGTATTCATAATCTGACTACCCTCTGCGAGATGTCACAGAAGGAAAAGACCACCGTCATTCTTTCCGGGGTAAACGAAAACGTGCATAACGTACTTGAAAAAGCAGGATTCTACGAGTTGCTGGGAAAAGAGAATATCTGTCCGAATATCAATGTAGCGTTAGAGAGGGCGAAGAGTCTGGTAAAATAA
- the rbr gene encoding rubrerythrin: protein MAKSIKGTQTEKNLLTSFAGESQARMRYTYFASVAKKEGYEQIAAIFTETADQEKEHAKRMFKFLEGGMVEITASYPAGVIGNTLENLRAAAAGEHEEWSQDYPHFADVAEQEGFPMIAAMYRNISIAEKGHEERYLAFVNNIENMSVFAKEGEVVWQCRNCGYITVGKEAPEACPACLHPQAYFEVKKENY from the coding sequence ATGGCTAAGAGTATTAAAGGAACTCAGACAGAGAAGAATCTGCTGACTTCATTCGCTGGAGAATCACAGGCAAGAATGCGTTACACTTATTTTGCAAGTGTAGCAAAGAAAGAAGGTTACGAACAAATCGCTGCCATTTTCACAGAAACAGCTGATCAGGAAAAAGAACATGCAAAACGTATGTTTAAGTTCCTTGAAGGCGGCATGGTAGAAATCACTGCCAGCTATCCGGCTGGTGTAATCGGTAATACGCTTGAAAATCTTCGTGCTGCAGCAGCCGGTGAACACGAAGAATGGTCACAGGACTATCCTCACTTTGCAGATGTGGCAGAACAGGAAGGTTTTCCAATGATCGCTGCTATGTACCGCAATATCTCCATCGCTGAGAAAGGTCACGAGGAAAGATATCTCGCATTTGTGAACAACATCGAAAATATGTCTGTATTCGCTAAAGAAGGTGAAGTGGTATGGCAATGCCGCAACTGCGGTTATATTACTGTAGGCAAGGAAGCTCCTGAAGCCTGTCCTGCCTGTCTGCATCCGCAGGCTTACTTCGAGGTGAAGAAGGAAAACTATTGA
- a CDS encoding RagB/SusD family nutrient uptake outer membrane protein yields MKRIRITLLSVLTTLLCVSCSNYLDIKPYGRTIPKTAEEFSALLHEQLNNIDAGTDSYIIGNASQWLTWDAQCGDDFETCLTTTGGRSLGVYVGTIISNSSQNYYNNLYQSIRNCNIVLNEMEESNTTEANTIRATAHGMRGVCYYQLLRLFCTVPQTGNLNNQQGIPLVMTFDMEERPTRSTMQEAIDLIEDDFRKAISYHSSKSIYRFTEDVIKGYQARLYFWTKQWDKALPIVQELLNKYPLLKGAAYEKMMTTAYDLAGNQLIKSYRAADTSGENALSSANTLLQYRPVSQRFLSLFTEEEKTTDIRYRLWVNNKRMAKKTFFCGMRSAEFKLIEAECYYHLGKQDKALQSINELRAHRIDNYSNLTESNLPALSEKERITTDTNGNALTPLMGLILNERRKELFLEGDRFFELKRNGSPEFWTAYNGQKYTTQKFMYTFPIPAHDILLVDGLEQNEGYTEISY; encoded by the coding sequence ATGAAGAGAATAAGAATAACTTTATTATCTGTATTGACAACATTGTTGTGTGTGTCATGCAGCAATTATCTGGATATCAAACCTTACGGACGCACTATTCCGAAAACAGCAGAAGAGTTTTCCGCTCTGCTCCACGAACAATTAAATAACATTGATGCAGGAACGGACTCTTACATAATAGGCAACGCATCGCAGTGGCTTACATGGGATGCACAATGCGGTGATGACTTCGAAACCTGTCTTACCACCACCGGTGGCCGCTCTTTAGGGGTTTATGTTGGAACAATTATATCAAATTCCAGTCAGAACTATTACAATAATCTATACCAGTCAATACGTAACTGCAATATAGTACTCAACGAAATGGAAGAAAGTAACACAACTGAAGCCAATACTATACGCGCCACCGCGCATGGTATGCGTGGTGTATGCTACTACCAGTTACTCAGATTATTTTGTACAGTACCTCAAACTGGTAATCTCAACAACCAACAGGGAATACCACTTGTCATGACGTTTGACATGGAAGAACGCCCCACACGCAGCACTATGCAAGAAGCAATTGACCTGATAGAAGATGATTTCAGAAAAGCCATATCTTATCATTCTTCTAAGAGCATCTATCGTTTCACGGAAGATGTAATCAAAGGCTATCAAGCCCGCCTCTATTTTTGGACCAAACAATGGGACAAGGCATTGCCGATAGTTCAAGAGTTACTTAACAAATATCCGCTATTAAAAGGAGCCGCATACGAAAAAATGATGACCACTGCCTATGACTTGGCGGGCAATCAATTAATCAAATCCTACAGGGCTGCTGATACTAGTGGAGAGAATGCATTGTCTAGTGCCAACACTCTTTTGCAATATCGTCCTGTAAGTCAACGTTTTTTAAGTCTGTTTACGGAAGAAGAGAAAACGACTGATATACGATACAGGTTGTGGGTGAATAACAAACGCATGGCCAAAAAGACATTCTTTTGCGGTATGCGTTCTGCTGAATTCAAACTGATAGAAGCCGAATGTTATTATCACCTAGGAAAGCAGGACAAAGCATTGCAATCAATCAATGAATTAAGAGCTCATCGCATTGATAACTATAGTAACCTGACAGAAAGCAATCTACCTGCTTTATCCGAGAAAGAAAGAATCACCACAGATACCAACGGAAATGCCCTAACTCCATTGATGGGATTAATCTTGAACGAACGCCGTAAGGAACTATTCTTAGAAGGAGACCGCTTTTTTGAACTAAAACGTAACGGTTCACCTGAATTCTGGACTGCTTACAACGGACAAAAATATACAACACAAAAATTCATGTATACATTCCCTATCCCTGCACACGATATATTATTAGTGGACGGATTGGAACAAAACGAAGGGTATACGGAAATAAGTTATTAA
- a CDS encoding SusC/RagA family TonB-linked outer membrane protein — protein MKYQKTFKTFMSFCLCFYCMATTLLAQKPQGNATILVEVTIVDTDKNPLPGATVKVTGKAQGVVANEQGEVSLWVDRNTQIEFKYVGMKPLFMRINKPLTGYIILEEETSELDQVVVTGYQRTTKRRTTGSLATLTAKDLKGAPTANLDMLMQGKVAGVDIKAISGRPGESAKIRIRGTNTITGNAEPLWVVDGVPLQRDIPNIETNRIKAGDFNDIFSTGIAGINPSDIESITILKDASAAAIYGSRAAGGVIVVTTKRGQEGKMRVNYSTNVSVVASPPHHANLMNSKEKLAWEQELWDEFSAAGYTSGGHYPVIGAVGMIRSGYGKYAGMSTTEQNAEIERLGAHSTDWFKELFQNSISQSHNLSLSGGTNKNSYYVSMGYSKNNGLVKKTDYDRYNVSAKLDMKPNRRVKVGFTADMSMQHSNSPSLSVDPFKYAYFANPYEQIYHEDGSYAADGTYYAMRHANGSYDTRLPEDGYNIFREINETSNKTKNLSASLIATMSINILENLSFEGLASYGYVTNISDNINGKNTYAAWIDRPFDSSNDASTRTYGSITQTSAYNTNYNLRGQLHYFNTFAKDHYISALLGSEIRGQYAKSIYEKRYGYDPISGNSSMPVYPEGSNLEYSKLVFYASIMDQLSGQSIIEDAFASFYFSLDYVFKQRYILSLTGRTDGSNNFGSNEQFNPTGSIGLSWNVDQETFMQPLKPIISSLSIRSAFGYTGNINKSVYPQLVMDYSTFFRKADNDNYRRGYIKNAPNPTLRWEKTRDMKVSVDIGFFNDRLRLQGELYDRRTRDAVTSVPVPYTTGFPYQSYNTSELLNQGAELTVSAQVLKIKDWSASISANLAYNRNKLLKYKASNPNMFESTNVGYPLGAIFSGKVQRINKKLGIYSYEVRPDSKMETAADRSKAENYAYYLGTSNAPVNGGYSFTLSYQKLTLSLGGSYSLGGKIKNNIICPVSYSTLDKSTNEKIPTQENDLYVNFLNATKDVVNRWTPRNPITNAHPRIIDAYGEYLGLNDYMVTSSNITDASMLENVSYFKLNSLMLSYNFDGMRWLQKAHITSLGVSLGMTNLFTITNYSGIDPETPGAVYPTPRTFSIGLSVGF, from the coding sequence AACACACAGATTGAATTTAAGTATGTGGGCATGAAGCCATTATTTATGCGGATAAATAAGCCACTGACAGGCTACATTATCCTGGAAGAGGAGACTTCTGAACTGGATCAAGTCGTAGTTACAGGATATCAACGTACAACTAAACGCCGCACTACCGGTTCTCTTGCAACATTGACAGCCAAAGACTTGAAGGGAGCTCCGACAGCCAATCTGGATATGTTAATGCAAGGCAAAGTGGCCGGAGTGGACATAAAAGCAATTTCCGGACGTCCGGGAGAATCGGCAAAAATACGTATTCGTGGAACGAATACGATCACAGGCAACGCAGAACCTCTATGGGTAGTAGACGGTGTACCTTTGCAACGAGATATACCCAATATTGAAACCAACCGTATCAAAGCTGGAGACTTTAATGATATTTTCTCTACCGGTATTGCGGGGATTAACCCAAGTGATATAGAATCAATAACTATACTAAAAGATGCTTCAGCAGCAGCCATTTACGGCTCGCGTGCTGCAGGTGGTGTCATCGTAGTAACAACCAAACGAGGACAGGAAGGAAAAATGCGCGTCAATTATTCTACGAATGTTTCAGTAGTTGCCAGCCCTCCACACCATGCCAATCTAATGAATTCCAAAGAGAAGCTGGCATGGGAACAGGAATTATGGGATGAGTTCTCTGCAGCAGGATATACCTCAGGCGGTCACTATCCGGTGATTGGAGCTGTGGGCATGATTCGATCCGGTTATGGAAAATATGCCGGCATGAGCACTACCGAACAAAATGCAGAAATAGAACGCCTGGGTGCACACAGCACGGATTGGTTCAAGGAGTTATTTCAAAACTCCATTTCACAAAGCCATAATCTGTCACTTTCCGGAGGTACAAACAAAAACTCCTACTATGTTTCGATGGGATATTCAAAAAATAACGGATTAGTGAAAAAGACGGATTATGACCGCTACAATGTCAGTGCCAAGCTCGATATGAAACCTAACCGGCGAGTAAAGGTAGGTTTTACCGCCGACATGAGTATGCAACACTCCAACTCACCATCACTAAGCGTAGATCCATTTAAATATGCTTATTTTGCCAATCCTTACGAACAGATATACCATGAAGACGGATCCTATGCAGCAGACGGCACTTATTATGCCATGCGACATGCCAATGGCAGTTATGACACCCGATTGCCGGAGGATGGCTATAACATCTTTCGGGAAATCAATGAAACATCTAATAAAACTAAAAATCTGTCCGCTTCACTGATAGCTACCATGAGCATCAATATTCTCGAAAATCTTTCTTTTGAGGGACTGGCGTCTTATGGTTACGTGACAAATATATCGGACAATATCAATGGCAAGAATACCTATGCCGCATGGATAGACCGTCCCTTTGACTCCAGTAATGATGCTTCTACACGCACTTACGGGTCTATTACCCAAACTTCAGCTTACAATACAAACTATAATCTACGTGGGCAACTGCATTACTTCAATACTTTTGCCAAAGACCATTATATCAGTGCCCTACTAGGATCGGAAATACGTGGTCAATATGCAAAAAGTATCTATGAAAAACGCTATGGATATGATCCGATATCCGGCAATTCATCCATGCCTGTCTATCCGGAAGGTTCGAATCTGGAATATAGCAAACTCGTTTTCTATGCTTCCATTATGGACCAACTTTCTGGACAAAGCATTATAGAAGATGCCTTTGCTTCTTTCTATTTCTCACTCGACTACGTCTTTAAACAACGGTATATCCTTAGTCTGACTGGCCGGACCGATGGCTCAAATAACTTTGGCAGTAACGAACAGTTCAATCCTACCGGTTCTATCGGTCTTTCGTGGAATGTGGACCAGGAAACATTCATGCAGCCATTGAAACCCATTATCAGCAGTCTTTCCATCCGCTCGGCATTCGGCTACACAGGAAACATTAACAAAAGTGTCTACCCGCAATTAGTAATGGACTATTCCACTTTCTTCCGCAAAGCAGATAACGACAATTACCGTAGGGGATATATAAAGAATGCTCCCAACCCGACTCTGCGCTGGGAAAAGACCCGGGATATGAAAGTATCAGTGGATATCGGATTCTTTAATGACCGCTTACGCTTACAAGGTGAACTTTACGATCGTCGTACCCGCGATGCGGTAACCAGTGTTCCCGTACCCTACACTACCGGATTTCCATACCAAAGCTACAATACTTCCGAACTGTTGAATCAGGGAGCTGAACTGACTGTAAGTGCACAAGTCCTGAAAATAAAGGACTGGAGTGCATCAATAAGTGCTAATCTGGCTTACAATCGCAATAAACTACTCAAATATAAAGCATCCAATCCTAATATGTTCGAAAGCACGAACGTGGGTTATCCTCTTGGAGCCATTTTTAGCGGAAAGGTACAAAGAATAAATAAAAAATTGGGTATCTATAGCTATGAAGTGCGTCCCGACTCCAAAATGGAAACCGCTGCCGACCGTAGTAAAGCGGAAAACTACGCTTACTATTTGGGTACTAGCAATGCTCCTGTCAATGGAGGGTATTCGTTCACTTTATCCTACCAAAAACTCACACTAAGTTTAGGGGGATCCTACTCACTTGGCGGCAAGATCAAGAACAATATTATCTGTCCGGTAAGCTATAGCACTTTAGACAAAAGCACCAACGAGAAAATCCCGACACAGGAAAATGATCTCTATGTCAATTTCCTAAATGCAACAAAGGATGTCGTAAATCGCTGGACGCCTCGTAACCCCATTACCAATGCTCATCCTCGCATCATTGATGCATACGGTGAATATCTGGGATTAAACGATTATATGGTGACCAGCAGTAATATTACAGACGCTTCCATGTTGGAGAATGTATCCTATTTCAAACTCAACTCACTAATGCTAAGCTATAACTTTGACGGAATGAGATGGTTACAGAAAGCTCACATCACTTCTTTGGGAGTATCACTCGGCATGACTAACCTGTTTACGATAACTAATTATTCCGGCATTGATCCTGAAACACCGGGTGCTGTTTACCCCACACCCCGTACGTTCTCAATCGGATTATCTGTCGGATTTTAA